A portion of the Stigmatella aurantiaca DW4/3-1 genome contains these proteins:
- a CDS encoding carboxypeptidase-like regulatory domain-containing protein, translating to MAPAMLSVGCLGGDDMGTSQPNAPALHEQETALASAVFTGTVKDDSGAAVAGATVTINGISRTTDSTGKYFVSITATAAGYNLSASKTGYGPMSEFLSAAKLNAIHVLPRATTKAINAGVTSTLQVGDVTVTIPANSLVNASGQVVTGTVNVSIAGYSPLRMPGDLTAVNSSGQRVALESVGAFSISAATPAGAAVNLGQNKTAEVVLRVPAEVKSMPPCVLGQTAAIPACRLAMWRFDSATGLWVEQQANIRPGAASTAFTLIGGPAAQPGRPVPSNGGLGMWNADIEKTTPACTVIELSNFPSYCYNPADLTPEPGISITAGLQNSASTYLYRTSTIGSEAPFTVLYNIRPNVDETLQLTFPGGAPADCATNLLITASAPSGVPVYSSTGGSIQLNAGAPWGGTGFPKDTVSTPPQNVDIFDIIDGTHPCHSSVKFEYAP from the coding sequence GTGGCTCCCGCGATGCTCTCGGTGGGATGCCTCGGCGGTGACGACATGGGCACCTCGCAGCCGAACGCCCCGGCGCTCCACGAGCAGGAGACGGCCTTGGCCTCGGCGGTGTTCACCGGGACGGTGAAGGACGACAGTGGCGCGGCCGTGGCAGGGGCCACGGTGACCATCAATGGCATCAGCCGGACGACCGACAGCACGGGCAAGTACTTTGTCTCCATTACCGCCACGGCCGCGGGCTACAACCTCAGCGCGAGCAAGACGGGCTACGGGCCCATGTCGGAGTTCCTGAGCGCGGCCAAGCTCAATGCCATCCATGTCTTGCCCCGGGCCACCACCAAGGCCATCAACGCGGGCGTGACCTCCACCCTGCAAGTGGGGGACGTCACGGTCACGATTCCCGCGAACTCGCTGGTCAACGCTTCCGGACAAGTGGTGACGGGGACGGTCAACGTCAGCATCGCCGGGTACTCGCCGCTCCGCATGCCGGGAGATCTCACGGCGGTGAACTCCAGCGGCCAGAGGGTGGCGCTGGAGTCTGTCGGCGCCTTCTCCATCAGCGCGGCGACCCCGGCGGGCGCGGCGGTGAACCTCGGGCAGAACAAGACCGCGGAGGTGGTGCTGCGCGTTCCGGCCGAGGTGAAGTCCATGCCACCCTGTGTCCTGGGACAGACGGCGGCGATCCCGGCGTGCCGGCTCGCCATGTGGCGCTTCGACAGCGCGACGGGCTTGTGGGTCGAGCAGCAGGCCAACATCCGGCCGGGCGCCGCCAGCACCGCGTTCACCCTGATTGGCGGTCCCGCCGCGCAGCCCGGCCGGCCCGTCCCCAGCAACGGTGGACTTGGCATGTGGAACGCGGACATCGAGAAGACGACCCCCGCTTGCACCGTCATCGAACTCTCGAACTTCCCCTCCTATTGCTACAACCCCGCGGATCTGACGCCGGAGCCTGGCATCTCGATCACCGCGGGACTTCAGAACTCCGCCTCGACCTACCTCTACAGGACCAGCACCATCGGTTCAGAGGCGCCGTTCACCGTTCTTTACAACATTCGCCCGAACGTGGATGAGACGTTGCAGCTGACGTTCCCGGGAGGAGCGCCCGCGGACTGTGCCACCAACCTGCTGATCACCGCTTCGGCGCCGTCGGGCGTGCCCGTCTACTCGTCGACGGGTGGGTCCATCCAGCTCAACGCGGGCGCGCCGTGGGGAGGCACTGGGTTCCCGAAGGACACCGTTTCCACGCCTCCTCAGAACGTCGACATCTTTGACATCATCGATGGCACCCACCCGTGCCATTCCTCGGTGAAGTTCGAGTACGCCCCGTAG
- the lepB gene encoding signal peptidase I, giving the protein MPQGFTQEGARLEYLPGAPHPLHPDPGQGPALEDGVVPPRHYLVLGDHRGNSSDSRAWGFVPRENLLGRAVAIPYSPREGLSGRERWWIPLRAAEEEASDARLTR; this is encoded by the coding sequence GTGCCTCAGGGCTTCACGCAGGAAGGGGCGCGCCTCGAATACCTTCCAGGCGCGCCCCACCCACTCCACCCCGATCCCGGCCAGGGGCCTGCCCTGGAGGATGGGGTGGTGCCTCCCCGGCACTACCTGGTCCTCGGCGATCACCGGGGCAACTCATCGGACAGCCGGGCCTGGGGCTTCGTTCCTCGCGAGAACCTGCTCGGCCGCGCGGTGGCCATCCCCTACAGCCCACGTGAAGGCCTCTCGGGCCGTGAGCGCTGGTGGATTCCACTGCGCGCGGCCGAGGAAGAGGCCAGCGACGCTCGCCTCACACGCTAG
- a CDS encoding dirigent protein: protein MRGAVRRFGAGLVLCAALAGCGDEDGGEGLQTRTLRLVERAETDAVADLEPSGDSAGDVLTFVNPLFDEANTAQVGTDQGYCVRVQAGASWECTWTAFLDDGQLTVAGPFYDTRDSTLAITGGTGAFQGAHGQMRLEFRDPQGKAFNFIYEVLLAD from the coding sequence ATGCGAGGAGCAGTGAGAAGATTTGGGGCAGGGCTCGTGCTGTGCGCGGCGCTCGCGGGCTGTGGAGATGAGGACGGCGGCGAAGGACTCCAGACGCGGACGCTCCGGCTCGTCGAGCGCGCGGAGACGGATGCGGTCGCGGATTTGGAGCCCTCGGGTGACTCAGCGGGCGACGTCCTGACCTTCGTCAATCCGCTGTTCGATGAGGCGAACACGGCGCAGGTGGGCACCGACCAGGGCTACTGCGTGCGCGTCCAGGCGGGGGCCTCCTGGGAGTGCACATGGACGGCGTTTCTCGATGACGGGCAGCTCACGGTGGCGGGGCCCTTCTACGACACGCGGGATTCCACGCTGGCCATTACCGGAGGCACGGGGGCGTTCCAGGGCGCCCACGGGCAGATGCGGCTCGAATTCCGGGACCCCCAGGGCAAGGCGTTCAACTTCATCTACGAGGTCCTCCTGGCGGACTAG